In one Pseudomonas fitomaticsae genomic region, the following are encoded:
- a CDS encoding M90 family metallopeptidase has product MWSLSAWRRRRILARHPIADELWQRVRHHLSFLDGISAAEDQWLREASVLFLEDKHLTALPGVELHQEQRLLLAAQAQLPLLHLGDLNWYQGFHEIVLYPDDFLSPQRHRDASGVEHEWDGEHSGEAWQQGPIILAWPGVMASGGWEGYNLVIHELAHKLDMLNGDANGLPPLHADMRVKDWAEVMQAAYDDLNHQLDRHPDAETAIDPYAAENPAEFFAVTSEYFFSAPDLLHEAYPQVYAQLQLFYRQDPLARLKQLQATDPVYQAHE; this is encoded by the coding sequence ATGTGGTCGCTGAGCGCCTGGCGCCGCCGGCGCATTCTGGCCAGGCACCCGATTGCCGACGAACTGTGGCAACGGGTGCGCCATCACCTGAGTTTTCTCGATGGCATCAGTGCCGCTGAAGACCAGTGGCTGCGCGAAGCCAGCGTGCTGTTCCTCGAAGACAAACACCTGACCGCCCTGCCCGGTGTCGAGCTGCACCAGGAACAACGCCTGCTGCTCGCCGCCCAGGCACAATTGCCGCTTTTGCATCTCGGCGACCTGAACTGGTATCAGGGTTTCCACGAAATCGTCCTTTACCCCGACGACTTCCTCAGCCCCCAGCGCCATCGCGATGCCAGCGGCGTCGAGCATGAGTGGGACGGCGAACACAGCGGCGAAGCCTGGCAACAAGGGCCGATCATCCTCGCCTGGCCTGGCGTGATGGCCAGTGGTGGCTGGGAAGGCTACAACCTGGTGATCCACGAACTGGCGCACAAACTCGACATGCTCAACGGCGACGCCAACGGCCTGCCACCGCTGCACGCCGACATGCGGGTAAAAGACTGGGCCGAAGTGATGCAGGCGGCCTACGACGACCTCAACCATCAGCTCGACCGCCATCCAGACGCCGAAACCGCCATCGACCCGTATGCCGCCGAGAACCCGGCCGAGTTCTTCGCCGTCACCAGCGAGTACTTCTTCAGCGCTCCGGATCTGCTGCACGAGGCTTATCCACAGGTGTATGCGCAGCTGCAGCTTTTCTATCGCCAGGATCCGTTGGCGCGCCTGAAGCAACTTCAAGCCACCGACCCGGTCTATCAGGCTCACGAGTAA
- the darG gene encoding type II toxin-antitoxin system antitoxin DNA ADP-ribosyl glycohydrolase DarG: MIRFTQGNLLEAKTEALVNTVNTVGVMGKGIALMFKERFAQNYRLYAAACKAKEVETGKMHVTATNELEGPRWIVNFPTKRHWRSPSQMAWITEGLHDLRRFLIENDVKSVAIPPLGAGNGGLKWPEVREQIVEVLGDLDVDVLVFEPTNQYLNVAKRNGVETLTPARALIAELVRRYWVLGMECSLLEIQKLAWFLERAIEKLPSTENPLNLKFIAHKFGPYANRLEHLLNNLDGSYLHCDKRISDAEITDVIWFDQDRKAFLQTYLKTEAREYSQALERTAELIDGFESPFGMELLATVDWLLIKEGVVPTVSAVREALRNWDGGGGAAVRKNKLFDDQALEIAINRLISSSFSPKIAA, from the coding sequence ATGATCAGATTTACCCAAGGCAACCTGCTGGAAGCCAAGACCGAAGCCCTCGTCAACACGGTGAACACCGTGGGCGTGATGGGAAAAGGCATCGCGCTGATGTTCAAAGAACGCTTTGCGCAGAACTATCGTCTGTACGCAGCAGCGTGCAAGGCCAAGGAAGTTGAAACCGGCAAGATGCACGTGACCGCCACCAACGAACTTGAAGGACCTCGCTGGATCGTCAATTTCCCGACCAAACGTCACTGGCGTTCACCTTCGCAAATGGCCTGGATAACAGAAGGTCTGCACGACCTGCGTCGTTTTCTAATTGAGAATGACGTGAAATCCGTCGCTATCCCGCCACTGGGTGCTGGTAACGGTGGATTGAAGTGGCCTGAAGTCCGCGAACAGATCGTTGAGGTTTTGGGGGATCTGGATGTCGACGTGCTGGTGTTCGAGCCGACCAATCAATATCTGAATGTCGCCAAGCGCAACGGTGTAGAGACGCTCACGCCGGCCCGTGCCCTTATCGCGGAACTGGTTCGACGCTATTGGGTGTTGGGCATGGAATGCAGTCTGCTCGAGATTCAAAAACTGGCTTGGTTTCTTGAGCGGGCAATTGAAAAACTTCCAAGTACAGAAAACCCGCTAAACCTGAAATTTATCGCTCATAAATTCGGGCCATACGCCAATCGACTGGAGCATCTGCTCAACAATCTGGATGGTAGCTATCTACATTGCGACAAGCGTATCAGTGATGCGGAAATCACCGATGTGATTTGGTTTGATCAAGATCGCAAGGCTTTTTTGCAGACTTACCTAAAGACTGAAGCCAGGGAATATTCCCAAGCTTTAGAGCGCACAGCTGAATTAATCGATGGCTTTGAATCCCCCTTCGGAATGGAATTACTCGCGACCGTCGATTGGCTGCTGATTAAGGAAGGGGTTGTTCCGACCGTTTCTGCGGTACGTGAAGCACTGAGAAACTGGGACGGCGGGGGTGGAGCTGCGGTGCGCAAAAATAAACTATTCGATGATCAAGCTCTTGAAATTGCGATTAATCGCCTGATCTCCAGCAGTTTCAGCCCGAAAATAGCGGCCTGA
- the ppa gene encoding inorganic diphosphatase — protein MSYSKIPAGKDLPNDIYVAIEIPANHAPIKYEIDKDSDCLFVDRFMATPMFYPANYGYIPNTLADDGDPLDVLVVTPYPVAPGSVIRARPVGILNMTDDGGGDAKVIAVPHDKLSQLYVDVKEYTDLPALLIQQIEHFFANYKDLEKGKWVKIEGWDGADAARAAITKSVAAYKG, from the coding sequence ATGAGCTACAGCAAGATTCCGGCTGGCAAAGACCTGCCGAACGACATCTACGTCGCGATCGAGATCCCGGCCAACCACGCGCCGATCAAATACGAAATCGACAAAGACAGCGATTGCCTGTTCGTTGACCGTTTCATGGCCACCCCGATGTTCTACCCGGCCAACTACGGTTACATCCCGAACACCCTGGCTGACGACGGTGATCCCCTCGACGTGCTGGTCGTAACCCCTTACCCGGTTGCTCCAGGTTCGGTGATCCGCGCGCGTCCGGTCGGCATCCTGAACATGACCGACGACGGCGGCGGCGATGCCAAAGTCATCGCAGTCCCACACGACAAGCTGTCCCAGCTGTACGTGGACGTGAAGGAATACACCGACCTGCCTGCTCTGCTGATCCAGCAGATCGAGCACTTCTTCGCGAACTACAAAGATCTCGAAAAAGGCAAATGGGTGAAAATCGAAGGCTGGGACGGCGCTGACGCTGCCCGCGCCGCGATCACCAAGTCGGTTGCTGCCTACAAGGGCTAA
- the darT gene encoding type II toxin-antitoxin system toxin DNA ADP-ribosyl transferase DarT: MNYTSLNPEKALIWRIVHRDNLPWILDNGLHCANSEVQAPHYVNIGNVDLIDKRRSRQVPIAPEGVLADYVPFYFTPFSVMMQNIHSGWSVQQRSNDEIVILVSSLHRVEELGLPFVFTNAHAYPSWTDYYSDLANLDQIDWTILQRRDFKRDPDDPRKIERYQAEALIHHHLPITGLLGIMCHTDAMKERIEQDVAARGLTLSVHARPKWYFQ, from the coding sequence ATGAACTACACCAGCCTGAATCCAGAGAAAGCTCTGATTTGGCGTATCGTCCATCGCGATAACCTGCCCTGGATTCTGGACAACGGCCTGCATTGCGCAAACTCGGAAGTACAGGCACCTCATTACGTGAACATCGGCAACGTCGACTTGATCGACAAGCGCCGTTCCCGTCAGGTGCCTATCGCACCCGAAGGCGTCCTGGCCGACTACGTGCCCTTCTATTTCACGCCCTTCTCGGTGATGATGCAGAACATCCACTCCGGGTGGAGCGTGCAGCAACGCAGCAATGACGAGATCGTCATTCTGGTCTCAAGCCTTCATCGCGTTGAAGAGCTCGGCCTACCGTTTGTCTTTACAAACGCACATGCCTATCCGAGTTGGACAGACTATTACAGCGATCTGGCGAATCTCGACCAGATCGATTGGACTATCCTTCAACGGCGCGACTTCAAGCGCGATCCTGATGACCCTCGTAAAATAGAGCGTTATCAAGCGGAAGCGCTGATCCACCATCACTTACCGATTACGGGACTACTGGGCATCATGTGCCACACCGATGCAATGAAAGAACGCATAGAACAAGACGTCGCCGCTCGAGGCCTGACGTTGTCTGTCCATGCGCGTCCCAAATGGTATTTCCAATGA
- a CDS encoding DedA family protein, whose amino-acid sequence MDFNPLDLVLHLDVYLDLLVNNYGPWIYAILFLVIFCETGLVVMPFLPGDSLLFIAGAVAAGGGMDPVLLAGLLMLAAILGDSTNYVIGRTAGEKLFSNPNSKIFRRDYLQQTHDFYDKHGGKTVTLARFLPIIRTFAPFVAGVAKMPYPRFFGFSVFGTVLWVGGLVTLGYFFGNVPFIKKNLSLLVVGIILLSLIPMIIGVVRSRFGGTKAQSH is encoded by the coding sequence ATGGATTTCAACCCGCTCGATCTTGTCCTGCATCTCGACGTTTATCTCGACCTGCTGGTGAATAATTACGGGCCATGGATCTACGCCATCCTGTTTCTGGTGATCTTCTGCGAGACCGGTCTGGTGGTGATGCCATTCCTGCCGGGTGACTCCCTGCTGTTCATCGCCGGCGCAGTCGCTGCGGGCGGCGGCATGGACCCGGTCTTGCTGGCGGGCCTGCTGATGCTGGCGGCGATCCTCGGCGACAGCACCAACTACGTGATCGGACGAACGGCGGGTGAAAAACTGTTCAGCAACCCGAACTCGAAAATCTTCCGCCGCGATTACCTGCAACAGACCCACGATTTCTACGACAAGCACGGCGGCAAAACCGTGACCCTGGCGCGCTTCCTGCCGATCATCCGCACCTTTGCACCGTTCGTCGCCGGGGTCGCGAAGATGCCTTACCCGCGCTTCTTCGGTTTCAGCGTGTTCGGCACCGTCCTGTGGGTTGGCGGTCTGGTAACGCTGGGCTACTTCTTCGGCAACGTGCCGTTCATCAAGAAGAACCTGTCGCTGCTGGTGGTCGGCATCATCCTGCTGTCGCTGATTCCGATGATCATCGGCGTGGTTCGCAGCCGTTTCGGCGGCACCAAAGCCCAATCGCACTAA
- a CDS encoding YfaP family protein yields the protein MTLRYPQVLLLLCALNALPMAMAADSVKLDTPVGGWRSGAPEGEGESFRQTVNYPASSVNTPVGQANTARISGEIKATPKNKEPGRLIVNGVSMPLKIDDSGRFDRPFSFPNGSNSVEVRSPDGQQRHRTQFLNASGGATPAKLRVLLAWDSDGTDLDLHLVTPDGAHIWYGDRVAPNGAALDVDVTTGYGPEIFAMPAPIKGQYLVYVNYFGGGYRGDDEGGEEAVQPLTTAQVTVITEEGTPSEKMETFIVPMRAVGELTLVKSFSYP from the coding sequence ATGACACTCCGTTATCCACAGGTCTTGCTGTTGCTCTGCGCACTTAATGCATTGCCAATGGCGATGGCCGCCGACAGCGTCAAACTCGACACCCCGGTCGGCGGCTGGCGCAGCGGCGCCCCCGAAGGCGAAGGCGAGAGCTTCCGCCAGACCGTCAACTACCCGGCCTCCTCGGTGAACACCCCGGTTGGCCAGGCCAACACCGCCCGCATCAGCGGCGAAATCAAAGCCACCCCGAAAAACAAAGAACCCGGCCGGCTGATCGTCAACGGCGTCAGCATGCCGCTGAAAATCGACGACAGCGGCCGCTTTGATCGCCCGTTCTCGTTCCCCAATGGCAGCAACAGCGTCGAAGTCCGCAGCCCCGACGGCCAGCAACGGCACCGCACGCAGTTCCTCAACGCCAGCGGCGGCGCTACTCCGGCGAAACTGCGGGTCTTGCTGGCGTGGGACAGCGATGGCACCGACCTCGACCTGCACCTGGTCACACCCGACGGCGCGCATATCTGGTACGGCGACCGCGTTGCGCCCAACGGCGCAGCTTTGGACGTCGACGTGACCACCGGTTACGGCCCGGAAATCTTCGCCATGCCGGCGCCGATCAAGGGGCAGTATCTGGTCTATGTGAATTACTTCGGCGGTGGGTATCGCGGGGATGATGAGGGTGGGGAAGAGGCGGTGCAGCCTTTGACTACCGCGCAGGTGACGGTGATTACCGAGGAGGGGACGCCTAGCGAGAAGATGGAGACTTTCATCGTGCCGATGCGGGCGGTGGGGGAGTTGACGTTGGTGAAGTCGTTTAGTTATCCCTGA
- a CDS encoding DUF2300 domain-containing protein, which yields MTRPLVWLLMCVIPALATAQDEPLRVAYKDELLSLNTTQLTAREPLPSSLETPLGSLWKVFVYAWLVDTGTREPAYECRGQSKEEVYCCTAGGKIERDQALVKSCGLYFEPARLGITAGDWRTYWQARQAPSWLLDLPSVQPATRVSVADLLKVLSWLPAQEQMRRVLLDVVLNAADGNVVGELGGRLRVKTWSWLGDQDPQSRQGGFAGWTADGSPIWAGGRGTSQMVLRHYGSALATVLPASWPAEAGRCVVVGLFSRYPVSRVLSGERVAGSGPLQGDCRVEFANGNSLDIHSNGELFLLNDKLVARLDREEYVARVLEREAKPEPAEAAKALAVAIRTYLLQNATRNGECLSIDDSSTRQRVAPRPASAESRSIAAWTADLVLAGSTVTYHSDQPGPDKLAWQQAVEQANAGQRYDAILQHAYPRASLSRWDNPVASCEALPAAQDWLQKQRRSWRPRLESETGYNEVSTFAVCKLAFGRPFVDRERQRIYVRGVLSLQDRLDLTHEYLHLAFEAHPNGQDETYIEGLARHLLLE from the coding sequence ATGACCCGGCCGCTGGTCTGGCTGCTGATGTGTGTGATTCCTGCGCTGGCAACGGCGCAGGATGAACCGTTGCGCGTGGCCTACAAGGACGAATTGCTGTCGCTGAACACCACGCAACTGACCGCTCGCGAACCGTTGCCTTCGTCGCTGGAGACACCGCTGGGCAGTCTATGGAAGGTGTTCGTTTACGCGTGGCTGGTGGATACCGGCACTCGCGAGCCGGCATATGAATGTCGCGGGCAGTCGAAGGAAGAGGTTTATTGCTGTACTGCGGGCGGCAAGATCGAGCGTGATCAGGCGTTGGTGAAATCCTGCGGGTTGTATTTCGAGCCGGCGCGGTTGGGCATAACCGCTGGCGATTGGAGAACCTATTGGCAGGCGCGACAGGCGCCGTCGTGGTTGCTGGATTTGCCATCGGTGCAACCGGCTACTCGGGTTTCCGTGGCTGACTTGCTGAAGGTCCTATCTTGGCTGCCGGCTCAGGAACAGATGCGCCGTGTGCTGCTCGACGTGGTGCTGAACGCGGCGGACGGCAATGTCGTCGGTGAACTCGGCGGGCGCTTGCGGGTGAAGACCTGGAGCTGGCTCGGCGATCAGGACCCGCAATCACGCCAGGGTGGATTCGCTGGCTGGACAGCGGATGGTTCGCCGATCTGGGCCGGTGGCCGGGGCACCAGTCAGATGGTTCTGCGGCATTACGGTTCGGCGTTGGCGACGGTGTTGCCTGCTTCCTGGCCGGCGGAGGCGGGGCGATGCGTTGTGGTCGGACTGTTCTCGCGTTATCCGGTTTCGCGGGTTCTCTCGGGTGAGCGCGTTGCTGGCTCAGGCCCGTTGCAGGGCGATTGCCGCGTCGAATTCGCCAACGGCAATTCGCTGGATATCCACAGCAACGGCGAACTGTTTCTGCTCAACGACAAACTGGTCGCCCGGCTGGACCGCGAAGAGTACGTCGCCCGTGTGCTGGAGCGTGAAGCCAAACCCGAGCCGGCCGAAGCCGCCAAAGCGTTGGCCGTGGCGATTCGCACGTATCTGCTGCAAAACGCCACGCGTAATGGCGAGTGCCTGAGCATCGATGACAGCAGTACCCGCCAGCGCGTCGCCCCGCGTCCGGCCTCCGCCGAATCTCGCAGCATCGCCGCTTGGACGGCGGATCTGGTGTTGGCCGGCAGCACCGTCACCTATCACTCCGATCAACCCGGCCCCGACAAACTGGCCTGGCAGCAAGCGGTCGAGCAAGCCAATGCCGGCCAGCGCTACGACGCGATCCTGCAGCACGCCTATCCCCGAGCCAGCCTCAGTCGCTGGGACAACCCGGTGGCGTCCTGCGAAGCACTGCCCGCCGCGCAGGACTGGCTGCAAAAACAGCGTCGCAGCTGGCGTCCCAGGCTGGAAAGCGAAACCGGCTACAACGAAGTCAGCACGTTCGCCGTCTGCAAACTCGCCTTCGGCCGCCCCTTCGTTGACCGCGAACGCCAGCGCATCTACGTGCGCGGCGTGCTGTCCTTGCAGGATCGCCTCGACCTGACTCACGAATACCTGCACCTGGCCTTTGAAGCACACCCCAATGGCCAGGATGAAACCTATATCGAAGGGCTCGCCCGTCACCTTTTGCTGGAATAG
- a CDS encoding S24 family peptidase codes for MRKNTSGPRFKALLEAANITTTGFAKFWGTEAQNVHNWYTRGVPAYRMEEVARLLSVNSKWLKTGEGPKDAPQLYTAGDTLDAQAIQGVYTVLETNDIELPLYKETPIAPGSDKTHVIKDPEQTIRLPRSHLETLEIRHTDAICTHMIGNSMAEKIEDGSTLAIDRGLTQVVDGEIYAIEHDGMLRIKYLHRMPGNALRLRSHNSAEYPDEIFRASQIEEQRIHVLGWVFWWSTLGKRRPVVPFL; via the coding sequence ATGAGAAAGAACACTAGCGGTCCAAGATTCAAGGCACTCCTGGAAGCTGCGAACATCACCACCACGGGATTCGCAAAGTTCTGGGGCACGGAAGCCCAAAACGTTCATAACTGGTACACCCGGGGCGTACCCGCGTACCGCATGGAAGAAGTCGCGCGCCTGCTGTCCGTCAACAGCAAATGGCTGAAGACCGGCGAAGGCCCGAAAGACGCGCCACAGCTGTACACCGCAGGTGACACGCTGGATGCCCAGGCGATTCAGGGTGTCTATACGGTGCTCGAAACCAACGACATCGAATTGCCGCTCTACAAAGAAACCCCGATCGCCCCCGGCTCCGACAAAACCCATGTCATCAAAGACCCGGAACAAACCATCCGCCTGCCCCGCAGCCATCTCGAAACCCTCGAAATCCGCCACACCGACGCCATCTGCACCCACATGATCGGCAACAGCATGGCCGAGAAAATCGAAGACGGCTCCACCCTCGCCATCGACCGCGGCCTCACCCAGGTGGTGGACGGCGAAATCTACGCCATCGAACACGACGGCATGCTGCGCATCAAATACCTGCACCGCATGCCCGGCAACGCCCTGCGCCTGCGCAGCCACAACAGCGCCGAATACCCGGACGAAATCTTTCGGGCATCGCAAATCGAGGAGCAGAGGATTCATGTATTGGGGTGGGTGTTCTGGTGGTCGACGCTGGGCAAGCGGCGGCCGGTGGTGCCGTTTCTCTGA
- a CDS encoding GNAT family N-acetyltransferase yields the protein MRIIQATLEHLDLLTPLFVKYREFYGSLPYPDSSRAFLEKRLRRKESVIYLALADDDDKKLMGFCQLYPSFSSLSLKRVWILNDIYVAEDARRQLVADNLIRTAKKMAKETQAVRMRVSTSADNEVAQKTYESIGFKEDTEFKNYVLPISDEL from the coding sequence ATGCGGATTATCCAAGCGACCCTCGAACACCTGGATTTGCTGACCCCGTTGTTCGTTAAGTACCGCGAGTTTTACGGCTCCCTGCCCTATCCGGACTCGTCCCGGGCGTTTCTCGAAAAGCGCCTGCGACGCAAGGAATCGGTGATCTACCTGGCCTTGGCCGATGACGACGACAAGAAGCTCATGGGCTTCTGCCAGCTCTACCCGAGCTTTTCCTCCCTGTCGCTCAAACGCGTGTGGATCCTCAACGACATCTACGTCGCCGAGGACGCCCGCCGCCAACTGGTGGCCGACAACCTGATCCGCACCGCCAAGAAAATGGCCAAGGAAACCCAGGCCGTGCGCATGCGCGTCTCCACCAGTGCCGACAACGAAGTGGCGCAGAAAACCTACGAATCCATCGGGTTCAAGGAAGACACCGAGTTCAAGAACTACGTGCTGCCGATCAGCGACGAGCTCTGA
- a CDS encoding restriction endonuclease has translation MSVPTYDQFIEPILRFLATKPEGAIARDAHESAAKMLQLSEAQREELIASGQATYKNRSGWAHDRLKRAGLSSSAKRGYWKLTDAGVQYAKEHAFPLSAKEVEHLAIGYMNVKLKVAPDAEPLDDQPNVEPDLASATESPDDRLERALKELRDATAADLLDNLLQVSPNRFEVIVLDVLHRLGYGASRNDLQRVGGSGDAGIDGIISLDKLGLEKVYVQAKRWQNTVGRPELQAFYGALAGQKAKRGVFITTSGFTAHAVDFAKSVDGIVLVDGTRLVHLMMDHEVGVTSRLLRLPTLDRDYFDEE, from the coding sequence ATGTCCGTTCCAACCTACGATCAGTTCATTGAGCCGATCCTTCGCTTTCTCGCCACAAAACCCGAGGGTGCAATCGCTCGGGACGCTCATGAATCAGCAGCAAAAATGCTGCAACTGAGTGAAGCTCAGCGCGAAGAACTGATCGCCAGTGGTCAGGCTACCTACAAGAACCGCTCAGGCTGGGCGCACGATCGTCTCAAGCGCGCCGGTCTTTCCAGCAGTGCCAAACGCGGTTATTGGAAGTTGACTGACGCAGGCGTGCAGTACGCCAAAGAGCATGCATTTCCATTGTCGGCCAAGGAAGTGGAGCACTTAGCAATCGGCTACATGAATGTGAAGCTGAAGGTCGCGCCTGACGCTGAGCCACTGGATGACCAACCGAATGTTGAGCCAGATCTGGCCTCCGCCACCGAGAGCCCCGATGACCGACTGGAGCGAGCGCTTAAGGAATTACGCGATGCCACGGCGGCCGACCTTTTGGACAATTTGCTGCAAGTCAGCCCCAACCGCTTCGAAGTGATCGTACTGGATGTGCTTCATCGTCTGGGTTACGGCGCCAGTCGCAATGATCTGCAACGTGTCGGCGGTTCTGGTGATGCCGGCATCGACGGCATTATCTCGCTCGATAAATTGGGGTTGGAGAAGGTTTACGTTCAGGCCAAGCGCTGGCAGAACACAGTTGGCCGACCTGAACTGCAGGCGTTCTATGGCGCGCTCGCAGGGCAAAAAGCCAAGCGTGGTGTGTTTATCACCACTTCTGGCTTTACGGCGCACGCTGTCGACTTCGCCAAATCGGTGGACGGTATTGTGTTGGTAGACGGGACGCGACTGGTGCACTTGATGATGGATCATGAGGTGGGTGTGACATCTCGCTTGTTACGGCTGCCGACGCTGGATCGTGATTACTTTGATGAGGAGTAA
- a CDS encoding DarT ssDNA thymidine ADP-ribosyltransferase family protein: MSEVKSIKDQKLLYHLTSVENLDGIFKDGLKPRAGLSGFKDVADAEILKKRQALQLDKYVPFHWFAKNPFDGSVQRNRPEAQFVLISVYRSTARQYGWKIIPRHPLAGDSIQLLDYEQGFEAIEWNVMSSRDYLDPHCKSICMAECLAPGVVKPEAFFKIFTPSEEVDALCVAKLQAADVNVQTSVNQRMFYQ, from the coding sequence ATGTCGGAAGTTAAAAGCATCAAGGATCAGAAGCTTCTCTACCATCTCACTTCAGTTGAAAACCTGGATGGAATTTTCAAGGATGGCTTGAAACCTCGCGCTGGCCTTTCGGGTTTCAAAGACGTCGCAGATGCTGAAATCCTGAAAAAGCGACAGGCTTTGCAGCTCGATAAATACGTTCCCTTCCATTGGTTTGCGAAGAATCCATTTGACGGAAGCGTGCAGCGCAACAGGCCAGAGGCCCAATTTGTACTGATCTCGGTGTACAGATCAACGGCCAGGCAATACGGCTGGAAAATCATTCCACGCCACCCGTTAGCAGGCGATTCAATACAGCTACTTGATTACGAACAGGGTTTCGAAGCCATCGAGTGGAATGTCATGAGCAGTCGCGATTACCTGGACCCTCATTGCAAAAGCATCTGCATGGCCGAGTGTCTCGCACCGGGGGTTGTTAAACCTGAGGCCTTCTTCAAAATCTTTACCCCCAGCGAAGAAGTCGATGCACTTTGCGTAGCTAAATTGCAGGCAGCGGATGTTAATGTGCAGACCAGCGTGAATCAGAGAATGTTTTATCAATGA